The following is a genomic window from Strix aluco isolate bStrAlu1 chromosome 3, bStrAlu1.hap1, whole genome shotgun sequence.
ATCATCTTCTGTATTcactacattttcttttcctattttatGTCTGGAACATGGAAAACATAAAAGCAGTTCTTAGAAGTGGCATGTAGGTGTATAGATTAAGAACTCTcttcaaacacaagaaaaagacGTTACCTTCACAATTTTGCTTTTTACTAAGCTTTATACAGGTAGAAATATGGTCTTCAGTGGAGCAAGTGCAAATTTAtatgatattaaaaagaaaattatttgggATTTTTGTGATACAAAGAGAGAATTATTCATACATAATGATAGTCTTTGATTCTTGAAGAAGTAAGGAGcagggtcagcagaactgctaccttggacttccagagggcagactttagcctgtttaggagcctggctgacagaatcccttgggaggaAGTCCTGAAGGGCAAGGGAGTCCAGGAAGAGTGGATGTTCTgcaagaaagaaatcttaaaggcacaggagcaggccatccccatgtgccaaaagacaagCTGGCAGGGGAGAAGACCAGCCtgactgaacagagagctttggctggatatcaggaaaaaaagaagtttatgacctttggaagaaggggcagacaactcaggaggactacaaggatgtcgtgaggttatgcagggagaaaaaattagaagggccaaagcccaactagaacttaaacTGGCTTCTGCCatgaaagacaattaaaaatgtttcaataaatacattagcaacaaaaggagggctaagggaAATCTCTATCCTTTACTGGAtgtggggggaaacatagtgacacaggatgaaaaaaaggctgaggtacttaatgccttctttggctcagtctttaatagtaagaccagttgtttttctgggtacccagccccctgagttggaagacagggacagggagcagaatgaagaccccataatccaaggggaaatggctCACGACCttctacaccacttagacacacagaagtctatggggccagatgggatccacccaggGATACAGAGGAAGCTGGTGGAAGttctcaccaagccactttcaatcatttatcagcagtcacAGTTAACTGGGGAAGTCCCAgctgactggaggttagcaaatgtgatgcccatctacaagaagagccagaaggaggatccagggaactacagacctggCAGTCTGAACTCGGTGCTGGGAagggttatggagcagatcatcttgagtgccatcatgcagcaGGTACAGGACAagcaggtgatcaggcccagtcagtatGCATTTATGAAAGGCAAATCCTGCTTAACTaaactgatctccttctatgataaggtgacccgcttagtggatgagggaaaggctacAGATATTATCTACCTAggctttagtaaagcctttgacaccatttcccactgcattctcctggagaaactggctgctcatggcttggatgcatgtactctttgctgggtaaaaaactggctggatggccgagcccaaagagtgttagtgaatggagttaaatccagttggcagccagtcacaagtgctGTTCTCcggggctcagtattggggccagctCTGTTTAACAGCTTTATCAATAATCTGGACAagggaattgagtgcaccctcagtaaatttgcagatgacaccaagttgggtgggagtgttgatctgcttgagggtagggaggctctgcagagggatctggacaggctggatccatgggctgaggccaactgtatgagtttcaacaaggctaAATGtcaggtcctgcacatgggtcaaaacaatcccatgcaatgctacaggcttggggaagagtgactggaaagctgcccagtggaaaaggacctgggggtgttgattaacAGCCACCTGAATGtgatccagcagtgtgcccaggtggccaagaaggccagtagcaccctggcttgtatcagaaatagtgtggtcagcaggacgagggaagtgattgtccccctgtacttggcactggtgaggccacaccttgggttgtcaagcattggaacaggcttttctaaaataaacaattctatgattctataactcAGCACTTCACAGGTCACACCTTGAGTAATATGTCCAGTTCTGGTCATCAGAATTCAGGAAAGACACAGACAGGCTGGAGGgagtccaaaggagggccacaaagatgagaaggctcagggaggaccTCATCACCCAACACTTAAGATGCAGCTACAAAGAGGATTGAGCTCTCtattcacaaggagccacatggagaaaaCAATGGccaatgggtacaagttgcagTGGGAGAGGTTTCAACTTgatataagaaataaattctttacagtgagaacaatcattctctggaacaacctccccagaaATGTGGTAGAGTCctcatcactggaggttttcaacaTGCAATAATCTCGTCTAGGCCCCCTCTCCCATgaaagattggaccagatgacctttcgagggctgttctatgattctataaaagcACTGCCTGTGAGTGGATCTGGCCTATTAATACCAGCACATAATCTGaaattcattttgaaattctGCATTCAGAGAGATTAAAATCCCTAAGAATGCTGATCCCCATTCCCCTTCATTCTCTTCCCTCTAGCTTTGATCCAGTTTCTGCTGAAGTCATGGGGAAGATATCTTTTGTCATTACTTAAGGTTGTGTCAGATCCATATTTTTGCTAGTGATCTTTTCTGTGAAGATGTCACCTGATTTgaaacagttctgaaaaaaaaaaaaatctacatattaaataattataaatagCCTAGAAAGTCTAAGTTTGGCTAGATAGAGAAAGGGGGCATTTCCTTCCAGGTGACAGCTACTGAAACAAGGCTGTTAAATTTATCTGAATGTGGTTAGTTGCCATCTTATTCAGCCAATGAGTTTAGCCAAAGCAAGCCAAAGATctcacctttaaaacaaaaacccgCTCTTCATCATTGTCACTGTAAAGGTTGCTGCAATGTGATTATCACAGTAATTCTAAGGTGCTTGGATCATTTGATCTAGTTTTGTAGTATGTAGCATTCAGATGATCTGAGAGTGCATTGAAAAGTTCTTGCTCTAACCACATTGCATTACTCTTCAGGCTTTACAGTACACCTCATACTTTAACTTTGCTCCCAGTTTAGTTCCTCCTACGTGTTCTTCAAACGCTTTGtccattttctcattttgatCTTCATTGAAAAGATTCTTCCAGTCACTTACACCACCTTCAAAGAAGCAAAGAAACTCTTGACAAACAGGAAATTTTATTGGTTCTTATTTTATACACCTGTCATTCTTGTTCCATTGTACACTAAATGGAGCTGATACCTTTTTCAAGAGAAAACTTCACTCATTTTTGCACCAATATAATTTTGGGAAGTCAGTGGAACTACAGATCTGTGAAACTGCTATAATGCAAAAGAACATACTCCTCTTCAGGTGACTGTGTccagaaaaacagcctgaagtCCTGTTTCTCTGCAACTCTCTACTCCAGTCAGTAATGACTGACAAGGTAGAAGACCATGAAGACTTAAATAAGAATCATCTGGCAGGAGGGAGAGCTGGGTTTCTGTTCCCTTGGCAGCTTGAGTTTTTATCCAGTGACTTCTTTaatgtaaaatgaagaaatagattCAGACTGCCAGGTTGGCACTCTCATGTCTGTGTCCCCTACACTACACTGCAAAAGTAGTTCCCTTTGTTTCCCCTTCTCTATGTACATGCTTGGCTTAATTCTAACCTGTGAGTGTGAACAAAGACTTGGCAGTGGCCCTTTCAGGAGATTCTACACTCTCTTAAAAAGTGTGATCATGCCACTCAGGCTGAGTTTGGCCCAGATTTGCCTGCTCAGGTAAGCCTCTAATGGTTGAAGAATAAGTGATCTTTGCACAGAGATGGAGAGGAGTTCAGACACATGACAGGTCCTCCTTCCTGCCAGTCACCTGTGGGCCTCTATAATTTCCTCTGTGCAGTTGCTTctcctgtgctggctgcagcctgctgATAGAGCATTTCTGGGTCTCTTCCTCACCAGTGCTCCTTGACTAGTCTTCTCAAGCATAACAGTCATCAACCTGCTTGATACTAATCCATAAGGCTAATCTGTGtgcaaaaaagaaggaaaggatgGGTGGCTCAAGTTCTTGAGAGTGTGACATTTCTGCCTCTGGACCTCTTGGAGCTTCCTACCTTTGCGAAAGAGAATATTGCCAAATGCGCCATGGGTCTTCTGCGAGTTCTTCTTCATTGACTGGAAGCTGCTCCTCTCTACCACAGTCTGAAGCTCTTTCTCAGTCAGGGAAATACCAAAGAAAGCAGCTATGTTTTTCACACCCAGGACCGGATTCTGAAAAGAGGAATGTAACATACCACATGACAGTAAACAAATTACACTGCTTTCCAAGGTGTTTGCACTTCCCTACATCTCTCTGCTGGCTACATATATAGAACATCCACAGAGTTCAGTAGGATGGGAGTGGTACATAGTGTTTCTCTTCTCCATAATTATTTCATCGGAGATATGATCTGTCTTCCTATAGATCACAAAAGATTGTATATGATTTACAGTTGATCAAAATCTACACTGTTGAATATATAAaagctccccccaaaataatacTGGGGATTTTGATTTACAGTGATTTGGGCTTATATCAGagttaaagagaaaacaagaatcattttcacaaacaaaatttttaaaaggcttttaagtTTGAATCTCACCTTTCCTTCCCTTAAAATAAGAATCTAGCTCATAGAGTATCAGACAGTTTGAATACACTACATGAATATAATGGTTAATTGGTTTAGGAACAAATGCTCTTTGaagtagaaaatatttgtaaCTATTGGTAACCTCACCTCTTTTAGCTCTTCATAAGTTATTGTCATGACATTTTCATCATCAGCATATTTGTTCCATTTGGAAAGGTATTCAAAGTAGCATCCCCAGGgcactaaataaaacaaaagaatccTAAGATGAAGCATAAATGAAGATTAGACAAGCTCTTTATATAATAAACCAATTTTTACTCCTTAAATTGATACCTCAGCCATGGATATTATTAATAATGTCTATGACAGAGTTTTCACCCTTCTGTGGGAATTACAGGGTTTTACTCCAAGCTGTTCTGACACATGCACGTCTCAAGCATATAATACAATTTGTAAGTCAGTATGGTAAAACTAGCTAGTATTTCAAGACAGATGTGAGTCCACCAAAGAGCTATCAGTACTCAAACCACCCTGCAGAGTCCCTTAATGCAGTTTAAAACCCTCTTTAACCCTCCCTTCTGCTGGCAATGTGATATGCCAAACTGAAAAATTTATGTTATTATAAACTAGtgggattattttctttcttttttaatgcactAGACTTAGTCCAAATGATTCCTCTGGTCCAATTTGGCATGTAGGAGTTCAGATGTCTGCATGGGCACAAGATGATGGACACTGGTGAGGAGGGGTGAAGGGGGATCCAAGATAGGGATAAGGAGGAACTGCTTCTTCCAGCAAAAATATCAGTTTGTGCAAGTTAAAGCATTTTGTGGAAGTGCAGTTTTGATAAGGATTTATCCCCAGGCAGTAAGACAAGTACTGTAAACTTTAGTTCGAATTTCTAACTTTCTGTATTTAATCTCTGGTTTTGTAcagtaaaccaaaaaaatcctAGTGAAGCTGATTTTAAAAGTGCAAGGTTTTTAGACAAAGTCAAAGCATTGAATAATTGATGCAGACAGGAGAGTATACTGTACTTTTCTTTGTCATGAAAGCTGTGAAGAAATCATCCCAGGTCTCAtaggaaggaagaggagacatGACATTGGAAAAATGGTAAAAAGACGTAGCTACATCCTTCGGATTGCGAATCAGCAACAATAtctagaaaaatttaaaatattttatttgtagagGAAGACATAGCAGACTATAGTATGAAGAAAACAATAATCTACTTTATTATCTACTTTACAGTTTGGGAAATTTCCAATATCTTGTATACTACTTGCAGAAGTAGCAATTTCATTCTAATTCAGGTGAAGTATTTCACTTTGCTTCAGAACCTTGTGAAGATGATTGcctaaaattattaaaatatcttttacagattaattaaattaattatgcAGAATCTAAGTATGTTTTGCTTGATACAACCTTCATTCATCATTTAGGTAGCAGggaaaaaatcacaaaaattctCTCTGAAACTTGACACACTGAAGCCCTCTCTTGTGACAACACCATAAAATGCCTCCCATAGGAAATTatgtcaaaatacattttgatttgTTCCATTCCCCCATCTCACTTTTGGAGACTGACACAAAGGTGTCAATAAGGATGAACTGAGATTAAGTGAATTGAATGTCAGTACTTAAACGGGCATGTAGAAATGACCAGGCTAAACACTTaagcagaaaagtgattctgaaAATTGGCAGAAAATAACTAACTTGGCTTAAATAAAAAATCTTTTGGAGTGTTTGCTTCCAAGAGAGTAAAATCAGCACTCACCTTGGCTTTATTTTTGAAGATAGAGCTGGGAAGATTTTCAGGAAGGAGATGAGTCAATACAATTCTTCGAGGAGGTAATTTGTTCATTCTCTTTAAGAATTGGAAGGAGGAAATTGGACAGTTCAGTTAGTACAAGCATTCTTTTCATCACTCTATGACATAATATTGCCTTGCTAAACTCATCAGCAGTTATTGGCTcataaaaatacctattttttgAGAGTGTTATCCCGAGATCTTAGTGGAATTCTCTGAGTAACTCTAATCTTCAAAAGACCCTGAGAATGAGTGATTGGAAGATTAGCCACTGTTAATTCTCCTCAGTGATAATGAATTCAACATGTTCTGTTAGACAAGGGATCAAATCTAAAGGTAAGATGCAGACTTTAACTGGGTGTATGTGAAAGCTGAAGAATCTCAAGGAGAGACGGAATGTGAGTGAGGAGGAATAGCTAGTAAAAAAGAGACAAACGccagtatttcagtatttgatATTTCATTAAACTCTTCTTAAATACAAAACATGCTACGCTGAATTTCTGCAGTTCTTGCATATCTAATGAGTATGTGCTCCTCTCAAGTCCTCTGAAGTGTCCATTTATCCCTCAGCATTTGGCAACGCAGGTGAGATTCATCCTGACCACACATCACATACAGAGAAGTGGGAGAGTTTTTTATCAAATAGTGGATGATTTCATACACCATATATTCAGTATTTGAAGCACAAAATTTTGACACTGTTCATACGTATTCTGTGCCCACCTCATATTTCCCAGTATCTCCCATTTCAAGGTAGGGGAATTCTTCTAGTTCTTCATCATTCGTGctgctttctttattcttttcagatATGGCTACCAGATCACTTAAGATTTGACCTAGCCAGTTTGTGcctgaaaggggaaaaatacagaactgtttGTAAAACCTTTAGAATAAACAGAAATGGATTTGCCAGGAAAGCCAAGAGGTAGGTAGTACTACCAGATGAATTGCCTGGTCTGCTTTCCTGTGATACAATCACAGCTGACTACCTGGACAATCACTTCTCAGGGTCCTACCTTTGCTCTTTATAAGGATACATTTCTCCAACTCGAAGTGCTCAGTACATGGTGAATTAACTTGTATATTGTAAATTAACTAATAAAGGAGAAGAACCACTAAGATTCAAATAGAAAAACATGCATTAATGTAATAAACTTTTATTGTGACAAATATAGGGGGGATTGGGGTGGTAAACCTGTACCTCAAAACCTAGTACATTTTATATGTTTTTCTGATGTGCTGCACAGGATTATCTTGGGAGGAAAGATGGGTCACAGAACTTCAACACGGGAGCAGAACTAGATCTGAAAATTGTGCTGTATGTGCTcattttcacacagaatcacacagaattgtctaggttggaaaagacggttaacggttggactagatgatcttcaaggtcctttccaacctagatgattctgtgattctatgaataataAAGCATTCAGATCTCTGGATGTCTCCTTTACCTGCCTTTGGAATCTGGAATTTCCCTGCCACAGCAGAGAGGGCTGAGGAAACACAGGAGAATCCTTAGGCAGCAGCATCCATCCCTCTGTCCTGCTTTGAAGAAACTGGTCTGTAATATTccagaccttgaagatcacctagtccaacaattaacctaacactgacagttcccaactacaccatatccctcagcgttaagtcgacccgactcttaaacacctccagggatgggga
Proteins encoded in this region:
- the LOC141920944 gene encoding sulfotransferase 6B1-like yields the protein MEKSRKKFTDIIDKAIAAANKMDRDELLFSYKGILYPITFCSPEVFRAMESLEARSDDIILAGYPKSGTNWLGQILSDLVAISEKNKESSTNDEELEEFPYLEMGDTGKYERMNKLPPRRIVLTHLLPENLPSSIFKNKAKILLLIRNPKDVATSFYHFSNVMSPLPSYETWDDFFTAFMTKKMPWGCYFEYLSKWNKYADDENVMTITYEELKENPVLGVKNIAAFFGISLTEKELQTVVERSSFQSMKKNSQKTHGAFGNILFRKGGVSDWKNLFNEDQNEKMDKAFEEHVGGTKLGAKLKYEVYCKA